TCACTGAAAATCCTTTTGCTCATGAATCTCAAAATCAAGTTTGCAAAAATCATGTTTAGTTAAGCAAACAAAGTAGAAGATCATTTGAAATGGAATACGTATTGTCAATGAGAAGATACTTTAAAACATCTGgaatttgaatgtatttaaaccGAGATGTTTTTCTGATGGTTCTGAACTTTTGATATCTATAATCTTTGATTGTGTAACTGACTGTGTGAAGGAATTTCTTGAAGTACTCTTTCAGCTCATCTCTATTTCTTTAAGGATTTATGATATCAAGGAAGAAGAAAATAAGTACCTTATTTACTGAAAATGGCAGAGCGACCTGAAGATTTAAACCTCCCCAATGCTGTTGTCACTAGGATCATCAAAGATGCtgtatgtatattatttatatgtttaaaaaaaaaaaatagttggtCAGTGAATCTAATACATACttatatcaattttgaaaactttaacCTATATTTGATGTTCAATAAGCTATTTATAATCTTCTTTGCAACAACTAGTTTTTCACAATAAAGCCTAATGTGGATGAAAGCAGACAATTAGTCTgacattttaaatatgtattgcacATGAATAccaataaatgtttatatgtacaatatttcagcaatttttttgttatctttTAAAAGAACAACTAATATCctttaatttatattatttaactttaaaccatTGCAATTGATGGTTTTACTGTAACaaacaaagttttaattttaacacaAGTTTCTTACTTTTCACCCAGATTCCAGATGGTGTAAATGTTTCTAAAGAAGCCCGACTAGCAATATCTAAAGCTGCGAGTGTATTTGTTTTGTATGCTACATCATGCTCTAATAACTACGCCATGAAGGCAAAGAGGAAGACCATAAACGCCAATGATGTCATCAGCGCCATGGAGGAAATGGAGTTTGATCAGTTTGAGGATCCACTTAAGCATTGTTTAGAAGGTATTGATTCTAATTGTGTAACCCATGTTTTGTCTAGAAGGGAATGATTTTCTTTGTGTTTACCTATGCTTTATTTAGAATGTGTAATGGTTCTTTTCATATAAACCATGTTTTGTTTAAAAGGTAATGGTTCTCTGTGTATAACCCATGCTCTGTTTAGAAAGTGATATTTATCTTTGGTATAATCTATGCTTTGTTTAGAAGGTAACGGTTTTCTAGGTAAAACCCATGCAATGTTAAAAAGGTAATGGTTATCTTTGGTATAACCCTTGCTTTGTTTTAGAAGGTAACGGTTCTCTTTGTATAACCCATGCTTTGTTTAGAAAGTGATATTTCTCTTTGGTATAACCCATGCTTTGTTTAGAAGGTAACGGTTTTCTAGGTAAAACCCATGCTTTATGTAGAAGGTAATGGTTTTCTTGGTATAAACCATGTTTTGTTTAGAAGGTAACGGTTCTCTTTGTTATGTTCTTATTCACCAGTTCAACCGAACATAAATtacttataaaataaaacacaacacatactgtggaatcattagaattcgtggtggctcaatttttgtggtattcgtgggtagctcTCACCCATGAATTTAGATCCTCAATGAAAAGTAATCATAAAAGGTTTGGTTTacctactgaaactgaaaactgactCATCCACGAAATTAGATCCCCACGAAcaagcaaaaaacccacaatcctcgaaaattggcccccacgaaattaaatgattccacagtaatttaTAGGATGAGCTTGCATGCACGAATGCAACAGACTTTaataatcatatacatgtataatatagtacAAAGTAAATGGCTCTCAGTCTCTTTActttcataaacatgtacaagCATCTCATtctaaaaaagaagaaaaaatcatgtaaaaacaaaactgacagaaattcaatgttatcatttGGGAAGGGTGTGTGGGGATAGTCTGTTGCAAAGTGGCATCGAACTTTGAATAACTTAAAAAACCTGAATTCTACTTTATATGTGTACAAGTCATGCGTAGCACAGATTAAATCACCCTATTCACCCGTAAACACTCGTAAACAGCCAATCGATATGTAATATCCACACGCCCacttaattcaaaacaaacacaTGTTTTCTgtaacttttataaatatatgtataaccCAGCTTTGTTTAAAAAGTGATATTTATCTTTTGTATAACCCATGCTTTGTTTAGAAGGTAACAGTTTTCTAGGTATAACCCATGCTTTGTTTAGAAGGTAATGGTTCTCTTCGGTATAACCCTTGCTTTGTTTAGAAGGTAATGGTTCTCTTCGGTATAACCCTTGCTTTGTTTAGAAGGTAATGGTTATCTTTGGTATAACCCTTGCTTTGTTTAGAAGGTAATGGTTATCTTTGGTATAACCCTTGCTTTGTTTAGAAGGTAATAGTTATCTTTGGTATAACCCTTGCTTTGTTAAGCAGGTAATGGTTCTTTTCATATAACCCATGCTTTATCAGGAAGATAAAGTTTCTCTTTATGTTGCCTTTTCATTTGTTAATTGAGCCATTGTGTGTGTAAGACTATATGGGAATTAAGATGAATGCaaccaaaattttgttttatggatCATTTGAGTATCATTTCTGAAATGTATGCTCTTACAgtaatcatatttatatatgaaaaaaaaagatgttttttttattttcataaattattttaagaaaatgaaaatacatctAATTGACATTTCTGGACATGATTTATTAGATAacaatccataaaataaaagtaTGGTGTAGCATTTCACCTTAAGGTCTTGTGAATTGTTTTCTAGAGGTTTAACAGATTTAAATGTGTACTTTAAAATTAGATTGTTCCTATAGCTTACAGAAATGAACAGAAAAACAAGAAAGAAGCTaatgaaaagaagaaaaaggaaaaggaaGTGGAAGTCCAGACAGTGGAAGATGTGATGGAGGAGGAAGAAGATGATGAAGACAATGATGGGGACAATGAGAAGGATGAGGATTTTGTGGCAGAAGAGGATGAGGATGATGATGAAGAGGAGGACGAAGAAGGTGGAGATGTGGAGTCAGTCGGACTGGGCAGTGTTGCCAATGACAACGCCAGTGTATCGGGGAGTGCCACGGGAAGTGTGGTGGAGATTTCTGATGACGACGGCTGACAGGGGGCTGTGTGTAAATGGGAAGGGACTACAAATGTGCATGATAGATCAGTGGTACTCTGTGgtaaaatgaagaataaataTGTGTATGTAAATTGTGTTGTTTGTTAGGCTCAGAGGCAATGAAAGAGACTGTAAACTATGAAATGTCTCATTTCAGTTGATATTGTATGATTAATACTGAGAAATATCCAATAGAGTAAGTAAAATGGTGTTTATGTTTGCATCTTGTTTGTAAGCAGAAAGATACAAGTGCACGTAGGTGGTCTGTCGGATCATAACCAAACACGCTCTCTTTATAATTAACTCTGATCAGCAGAATGCTCGATCACAGGAcctatattaattttgtttattacatGATTACCAGCTAAATATGAGGTAAACTATAGAGAAAATGAACTATACAACgtgatatttttttactttaaaaacaatactacagTAAATGATTCAAGAATTGTTCAGTATCTATTGCACACTAAACGATGGAATATACCGACCCCAGTATGTCATTACGAACCATATGCTTCGTGTATACCAGTTTGGGAGGAATTTACTTCACCAAAGACTTCTTTACATGGTTTCTTGACAGATG
The nucleotide sequence above comes from Magallana gigas chromosome 2, xbMagGiga1.1, whole genome shotgun sequence. Encoded proteins:
- the LOC105331310 gene encoding DNA polymerase epsilon subunit 3, giving the protein MAERPEDLNLPNAVVTRIIKDAIPDGVNVSKEARLAISKAASVFVLYATSCSNNYAMKAKRKTINANDVISAMEEMEFDQFEDPLKHCLEAYRNEQKNKKEANEKKKKEKEVEVQTVEDVMEEEEDDEDNDGDNEKDEDFVAEEDEDDDEEEDEEGGDVESVGLGSVANDNASVSGSATGSVVEISDDDG